GACCTGCGCTCGATGTCCCCCATCGACTTCGACTCCGTCCAGGCCTCGGTGGAGAAGACCCGCCGCCTGGTCGTGGTGCACGAGGCCCCGGTCTTCCTCGGTACGGGCGCGGAGATCGCCGCCCGCATCACGGAGCGGTGCTTCTACCACCTGGAGGCGCCCGTGCTGCGGGTCGGCGGCTATCACGCCCCGTACCCGCCGGCGCGCCTGGAGGAGGAGTACCTTCCGGGCCTGGACCGGGTGCTCGACGCCGTCGACCGCTCGCTTGCGTACTGAGGAGAGGGTCGTGACGACGATGACTGAGAACGCGTCGGGGCTCCGCGAGTTCAAGATGCCCGACGTGGGCGAGGGACTCACCGAGGCGGAGATCCTCAAGTGGTACGTCCAGCCCGGTGACACCGTGACGGACGGGCAGGTGGTGTGCGAGGTCGAGACGGCCAAGGCCGCCGTCGAACTGCCGATCCCGTACAACGGGGTCGTGCACGAGCTGCGCTTCCCCGAGGGCAGCACGGTCGACGTGGGCACGTCGATCATCGCGGTGAACGTGGGCGGGGGCACGGTGGCTCCGGCTGCTCCTGTTGCCGAAACTCCCGCTGCCGAGGCGCCGGTTCAGGCTCCGGTGCAGGAGGCTCCCGCCGAGGAGACCAAGCCGCAGGGCCGCACGCCGGTGCTCGTGGGGTACGGGGTCGCCGAGTCCTCCACCAAGCGCCGGCCCCGCAAGGGCGCCGAGATTCCCGCGCAGGAGGCTCCGGCCGCGATCCAGGGCGAACTGAACCTCAACGGGCACGGCGCGAGGACGGCCGAGCGCCCGCTGGCGAAGCCCCCGGTGCGCAAGCTCGCCAAGGACCTGGGCGTCGACCTGGCGTCCGTCGTCGCCTCGGGCCCCGACGGGATCATCACGCGCGAGGACGTCCACGCGGCGGCCGCACCGGCGGCGCCCGTGGCACCCGCAGCTCCCTCGGCTCCCGAGCCGGTGGCGGCCCAGCCAGCCGTGGCCGCTCCGGCCCCGGCGGTCGCGTACGACGCGGCGCGCGAGACCCGTGTCCCGGTCAAGGGCGTCCGCAAGATGACCGCCCAGGCCATGGTCGGCTCGGCGTTCACCGCGCCGCACGTCACCGAGTTCGTGACGATCGACGTGACGCGCACGATGAAGCTCGTCGAGGAGCTGAAGCAGGACAAGGAGTTGCAGGGGCTGCGGGTGAACCCGCTGCTGCTCATCGCCAAGGCCCTGCTGGTCGCCATCAAGCGCAACCCGGACGTCAACGCGTCCTGGGACGAGGCCAACCAGGAAATCGTGCTCAAGCACTACGTGAACCTGGGCATCGCCGCGGCCACCCCGCGCGGCCTGATCGTCCCGAACATCAAGGACGCGCACGAGAAGACGCTGCCGCAGCTGGCGCAGGCGCTCGGCGAGCTGGTGTCGACGGCCCGCGAGGGGAAGACCTCCCCCGCCGCGATGCAGGGCGGCACGGTCACGATCACCAACGTCGGCGTCTTCGGCGTCGACACGGGCACGCCGATCATCAACCCCGGCGAGTCCGCGATCCTCGCGGTCGGCGCGATCAAGCTCCAGCCGTGGGTCCACAAGGGCAAGGTGAAGCCGCGTCAGGTGACCACGCTGGCGCTGAGCTTCGACCACCGCCTGGTCGACGGCGAGCTGGGCTCCAAGGTCCTCGCCGACGTGGCGGCGATCCTGGAGCAGCCCAAGCGGCTGATCACCTGGGCCTGACCGCCCGCGCGCACCTGTCACATGGGTGGGGCCCGGCACTTGTCGTGCCGGGCCCCACCCATACGTACTGCCGCTACGGGCCTACAAGTAGGGCCCACCCGAGCGGCCACCCGCGCGCGGGTCGTCGCCGTGCTCGTCGCCGACACCCGGCGGCAGAGCGCGGCGCATCTGCTCCAACTGGGCCCGGGCCGCCATCTGCTGG
Above is a genomic segment from Streptomyces sp. R21 containing:
- a CDS encoding dihydrolipoamide acetyltransferase family protein, with product MTTMTENASGLREFKMPDVGEGLTEAEILKWYVQPGDTVTDGQVVCEVETAKAAVELPIPYNGVVHELRFPEGSTVDVGTSIIAVNVGGGTVAPAAPVAETPAAEAPVQAPVQEAPAEETKPQGRTPVLVGYGVAESSTKRRPRKGAEIPAQEAPAAIQGELNLNGHGARTAERPLAKPPVRKLAKDLGVDLASVVASGPDGIITREDVHAAAAPAAPVAPAAPSAPEPVAAQPAVAAPAPAVAYDAARETRVPVKGVRKMTAQAMVGSAFTAPHVTEFVTIDVTRTMKLVEELKQDKELQGLRVNPLLLIAKALLVAIKRNPDVNASWDEANQEIVLKHYVNLGIAAATPRGLIVPNIKDAHEKTLPQLAQALGELVSTAREGKTSPAAMQGGTVTITNVGVFGVDTGTPIINPGESAILAVGAIKLQPWVHKGKVKPRQVTTLALSFDHRLVDGELGSKVLADVAAILEQPKRLITWA